Proteins from a genomic interval of Lolium perenne isolate Kyuss_39 chromosome 1, Kyuss_2.0, whole genome shotgun sequence:
- the LOC127320839 gene encoding protein PECTIC ARABINOGALACTAN SYNTHESIS-RELATED, producing the protein MAELRHATVAAAAARASSSPAKRDTEAATSASSPFLSSPRGGGDGGKDGALRSSPPLHQRSPLPGPVRVLLALEDPRSPSTPTSYRILLAVLACLALAALVSAPSVWSRLNAPYLCRKDGIRLQCPGVSGRGTLWENPRAAAMSWKPCAERRSDEISDLVSENETSGYIFIHAEGGLNQQRIAICNAVAIAKIMNATLILPVLKQDQIWKDQTKFEDIFDVDHFINYLKYDVRIVRDIPDWFTEKDELFTSIKRTVKNIPKYASAQFYVDNVLPRIKEKKIMSIKPFVDRLGYDNVPMKINRLRCRVNYHALKFLPSIEEMADKLATRMRNRTGNVNPYMALHLRFEKGMVGLSFCDFVGTRKEKAMMAEYRQKQWPRRFKNGSHLWPLALEKRKEGRCPLEPGEIGFILRAMGYTKETQIYVASGQVYGGNNRMAPLRNMFPNLVTKEDLASKEEIEHFKKHVTSLAALDFLVCLKSDVFVMTHGGNFAKLIIGFRRYMGRHRLKSIKPDKGLMSKFFGDPYMPWATFVEDVMITHQTRTGLPEATFPHYDLWENPLTHCMCRA; encoded by the exons ATGGCCGAGCTGCGGCACGCCAcggtagcggcggcggcggcccgcgcCTCCAGCTCTCCCGCGAAGCGCGACACGGAGgcggccacctccgcctcctccccgTTCCTCTCCTCCCcacgcggcggcggcgacggcggcaagGACGGCGCGCTCCGCTCCTCCCCTCCGCTCCACCAGAGGTCCCCCCTCCCCGGCCCCGTCCGCGTTCTCCTCGCGCTCGAGGATCCGAGGTCGCCCTCCACCCCGACCTCCTACCGGATCCTGCTCGCCGTCCTTGCCTGCCTCGCGCTCGCCGCGCTCGTCTCCGCCCCGTCCGTCTGGTCACGCCTC AACGCGCCCTACCTGTGCCGCAAGGATGGGATTCGGCTCCAGTGCCCTGGG GTGAGCGGCCGTGGCACTCTGTGGGAGAATCCGCGTGCCGCTGCAATGTCTTGGAAGCCGTGCGCTGAGCGCCGCAGCGATGAGATCTCAG ATCTTGTGTCAGAGAATGAAACTTCTGGCTATATTTTTATTCACGCTGAGGGTGGATTGAATCAGCAACGCATAGCT ATATGTAATGCTGTTGCAATTGCTAAGATAATGAACGCTACACTTATTTTGCCTGTTCTGAAGCAGGATCAAATATGGAAAGATCAAAC GAAATTCGAAGACATCTTTGATGTAGATCATTTTATAAATTATTTGAAGTATGATGTGCGCATTGTTCGAGATATTCCTGACTGGTTCACAGAAAAGGATGAGCTGTTCACCAGTATAAA GCGTACTGTAAAAAATATTCCAAAATATGCATCAGCGCAGTTTTACGTTGACAATGTGCTTCCAAGGATCAAAGAGAAAAAGATAATGTCTATCAAGCCATTTGTTGATAGGTTGGG GTACGATAATGTTCCAATGAAGATTAACCGACTCAGGTGTAGAGTTAATTATCATGCCTTAAAGTTTCTACCTAGCATTGAAGAAATGGCTGACAAGCTGGCAACGAGGATGAGGAATCGAACTGGCAACGTAAATCCGTACAT GGCTCTTCATCTTCGATTCGAGAAGGGGATGGTGGGTCTATCATTTTGTGATTTTGTTGGAACTAGAAAGGAGAAAGCAATGATGGCTGAATATAGACAGAAACAATGGCCAAGACGCTTCAAG AATGGATCTCACTTGTGGCCTTTAGCATTGGAAAAGAGAAAAGAAGGCCGCTGCCCACTTGAGCCTGGGGAAATAGGTTTTATTCTGCGTGCAATGGGATATACGAAGGAGACTCAGATATATGTTGCATCCGGGCAAGTGTATGGTGGAAACAATAGAATGGCGCCACTGAGGAATATGTTCCCCAATTTG GTCACCAAAGAAGATCTTGCAAGCAAGGAGGAAATAGAGCATTTCAAGAAGCATGTAACCAGCCTTGCTGCACTGGACTTTCTGGTTTGCCTGAAGTCGGACGTGTTTGTCATGACCCATGGTGGCAATTTCGCCAAGCTGATCATCGGCTTCCGCCGCTACATGGGGCGCCATAGGCTCAAGTCTATCAAGCCGGACAAGGGGCTCATGTCTAAGTTCTTCGGTGACCCTTACATGCCATGGGCAACTTTCGTGGAGGATGTGATGATCACTCACCAGACACGAACTGGCCTCCCTGAAGCCACCTTCCCACACTATGACCTCTGGGAAAATCCTCTCACCCATTGTATGTGTAGAGCTTAG
- the LOC127336599 gene encoding uncharacterized protein: protein MALRQSTQLGAATAFFGVLSFVLAIVAELKKPPYGTPIRGADVVVCRFPPDPTVALGVLSALAAACCAGIGAVSVFFPYNGRPIPRKALFGYTLLHVFFHLAIGVTVAGVAMTVWATATEAVHHVRNVHRHLSYACPTAKTGMFGGAAFVNLDASLFWLVTKAASSAGPEILRALGENKIRALI from the exons ATGGCTCTGAGGCAGAGCACGCAGCTCGGCGCGGCCACCGCGTTCTTCGGCGTGCTCTCCTTCGTCCTCGCCATCGTCGCCGAGCTCAAGAAG CCGCCGTACGGGACACCGATCAGAGGCGCGGACGTGGTCGTCTGCCGGTTCCCGCCGGACCCGACGGTGGCGCTTGGCGTCCTCTCGGCGCTCGCCGCCGCGTGCTGCGCCGGCATCGGCGCCGTCTCCGTCTTCTTCCCCTACAATGGCCGGCCCATCCCGAGGAAGGCCCTCTTCGGCTACACCCTGCTCCACGTCTTCTTCCACCTCGCCAT AGGTGTCACGGTGGCCGGTGTGGCGATGACGGTGTGGGCGACGGCGACGGAGGCCGTGCACCACGTCCGGAACGTGCACCGCCACCTCAGCTACGCCTGCCCGACGGCCAAGACCGGGATGTTCGGCGGCGCGGCGTTCGTCAACCTCGACGCTTCGCTCTTCTGGCTCGTGACCAAGGCGGCGAGCAGCGCCGGTCCTGAGATTTTGAGGGCCCTGGGCGAGAATAAAATTCGGGCCTTAATATAG